A portion of the Candidatus Pristimantibacillus lignocellulolyticus genome contains these proteins:
- a CDS encoding recombinase family protein: MLKNINTTVEARAYVRVSTLNDSQKDSPEHQEGLIRESANIEGLTITKVYLDRGTATNIIEREDVQQMINDAKNGDFNTIYFASLSRFSRDTLDAISLKRILVNALGIRVVSIEDMYDSAKEDNEMIFTIISSVNQKQSEVTSTASKRGIRQSAKKGNFTGSIAPFGYKKIVVEGRKTLEVVPEQAEIVKTIFNCYINKGMGEKSVTLHLNETLNIPSPKGGIWGLSSVQRILQNENYTGYLTFGKSESKKVYEDINDMHNRRKKLVAKSSDQWERTDFQTHEAIISKDDYEKAQELREIRGGGKRGGRKAFVNVFAKMAFCKECGAAMVSMGTHRQLKKTEEVKRYRYLMCSKHRRQGDKGCDNSIWMPYEETRDIVISKIIEKLQRLIKYPSLVKNLESDVIIETRDFDKELKQLEKVISDNRMLLFETRKLNMLGELTKEQYEFEKVQYEKTIDEASAKLTSLSKRVKEQKNSEAFVQTLKETVKELSELTSFEDVEFTRSLLLKIIDKIDITSEGRVEVHSVLGKI, from the coding sequence ATGCTAAAAAATATAAACACGACAGTCGAGGCACGGGCATATGTTCGTGTCTCGACTCTTAATGACTCACAAAAGGACAGCCCTGAGCATCAAGAAGGTTTGATTAGAGAAAGTGCAAATATAGAAGGATTGACTATAACAAAAGTTTATTTAGATCGTGGTACAGCGACAAATATTATAGAACGTGAAGATGTACAACAAATGATTAACGACGCAAAGAACGGAGATTTTAACACAATATACTTTGCATCATTATCAAGATTTAGTCGTGATACATTAGATGCAATATCGTTGAAACGGATACTTGTTAATGCATTAGGCATAAGAGTTGTATCCATCGAAGATATGTACGATTCAGCAAAAGAAGATAACGAGATGATTTTTACTATAATCTCATCAGTTAACCAAAAACAATCAGAGGTAACAAGCACAGCTTCTAAACGAGGTATAAGGCAATCAGCTAAGAAAGGTAATTTTACTGGAAGTATTGCACCATTTGGATATAAAAAAATAGTTGTAGAAGGTCGGAAAACATTAGAAGTGGTTCCTGAGCAAGCAGAAATAGTTAAAACAATATTCAATTGTTACATTAATAAAGGTATGGGAGAGAAGTCAGTTACTCTTCATCTAAATGAAACATTAAATATTCCTAGTCCAAAAGGTGGGATATGGGGATTATCATCTGTTCAACGAATACTTCAAAATGAGAATTATACCGGTTACTTAACATTTGGCAAATCAGAAAGTAAAAAAGTATATGAAGATATTAACGATATGCACAACAGACGTAAAAAGTTAGTCGCCAAGAGTAGTGATCAATGGGAGCGTACAGATTTTCAAACACATGAAGCTATAATTAGTAAAGATGATTATGAAAAAGCACAAGAACTTCGTGAGATTCGCGGTGGCGGCAAACGCGGCGGCAGAAAAGCATTTGTTAATGTCTTTGCAAAGATGGCATTTTGCAAAGAATGTGGTGCAGCAATGGTTTCGATGGGTACACACAGACAATTAAAGAAGACTGAAGAAGTGAAGCGATATCGTTATCTAATGTGCAGTAAACATAGACGACAAGGCGATAAAGGTTGTGACAACTCAATTTGGATGCCATATGAGGAAACGAGAGATATCGTTATAAGTAAGATAATTGAAAAGTTACAACGTTTAATTAAATACCCTTCTTTGGTAAAAAATCTTGAATCGGATGTTATTATCGAGACTAGAGACTTTGATAAAGAGTTAAAACAACTAGAAAAAGTGATTTCAGATAACCGGATGTTATTGTTTGAAACTAGAAAGTTAAACATGCTGGGAGAGTTAACTAAAGAACAGTATGAGTTTGAAAAAGTTCAATACGAAAAAACAATAGATGAAGCTAGTGCTAAATTAACATCGCTTTCGAAGAGGGTCAAAGAACAAAAGAATAGTGAAGCGTTTGTGCAAACATTGAAGGAAACTGTTAAAGAATTGAGTGAGTTAACTTCTTTTGAAGATGTGGAATTCACTCGGTCGTTGCTTTTGAAAATTATTGATAAAATAGATATCACTAGTGAGGGAAGAGTAGAGGTTCATAGTGTGTTAGGAAAGATTTGA
- a CDS encoding GHKL domain-containing protein: MQRNIWYMAISTIVLLVIINNCVYFFITRNMLVEQLDKELEVLGKQIESSVEQTRKGSQMFEDQIGRELRTASIAAKYALNNDIEQISNDQLTELATELDLSHITLLRKMDDKDILLYRSSDPSQIMKSTRDWDPWFRIFNELFDMKGISHEWVGTSLPSFWSGPYEVASTDYRKVYKWGYFYDGTTNYIIDPYVDYKAVANYNKATGLDRLFENLKEANDSILEISIVNPDTFPNDRVTVNNDGSVRKHVVQRPVLYGSYDFVSSYDEQDVKKAYLESENVSREEKIGSSHTYKMFIPVQVADDKLAMVDEEGTEMSGYVLVIVSDYSLIKEKLLESIIRVALITIIVTLIMLPIVIIVMRYFRKLRDQAVQVAQETYIEEINALFQSIRSQRHDFINQVQTIHSLTKMKMYDELEKFTEAIAGEIHYVNDFINIGNPTVAALVRSKISQAEGFKIDFVRDVKSVNLHALAGKTLDINRILGNLIDNAFDEVLKHSEQNRKVILYGREQEGMLYLKVTNYCKDACQTVNSPLFVTGFTSKGGDHQGLGLSIVSELVKQYKGELEVYEVDEHYIEFSVKIPV, translated from the coding sequence ATGCAAAGAAATATTTGGTATATGGCAATTAGCACGATTGTGTTGCTTGTTATTATTAATAATTGTGTATATTTTTTTATTACTAGAAACATGCTCGTTGAGCAGTTAGATAAAGAGTTAGAAGTACTAGGTAAGCAGATAGAAAGTTCAGTTGAACAGACGCGTAAAGGATCGCAAATGTTCGAGGATCAGATCGGAAGAGAGTTAAGAACTGCATCCATTGCTGCGAAATATGCTTTGAACAATGATATTGAGCAAATATCGAATGATCAACTCACTGAACTTGCTACTGAGTTAGATCTCTCACATATTACTTTACTAAGAAAAATGGATGATAAAGATATTTTATTGTATCGTTCTTCTGATCCTTCGCAAATTATGAAGAGTACTCGAGATTGGGATCCTTGGTTTAGAATTTTTAATGAGTTATTTGACATGAAAGGTATTAGTCATGAATGGGTAGGTACGAGTTTGCCTTCCTTCTGGTCAGGTCCATATGAGGTAGCTTCTACTGACTACAGAAAAGTTTATAAATGGGGTTACTTCTATGACGGTACTACCAATTACATAATTGATCCTTATGTCGATTATAAAGCAGTAGCAAATTACAATAAAGCGACAGGGCTAGATCGTTTATTTGAAAACTTAAAAGAAGCTAACGATTCTATTTTAGAAATAAGTATAGTTAATCCAGACACTTTCCCAAATGATCGTGTCACAGTAAATAATGATGGTTCTGTTCGGAAACATGTTGTACAGCGTCCAGTATTGTATGGTAGCTATGACTTTGTTTCCAGTTATGATGAACAAGATGTGAAAAAGGCTTATTTAGAGTCGGAGAATGTAAGTAGAGAAGAAAAAATAGGTAGTAGTCATACGTATAAAATGTTCATCCCTGTTCAAGTTGCTGATGATAAATTAGCTATGGTGGATGAAGAAGGTACTGAAATGAGTGGATATGTTCTAGTTATCGTATCAGATTATAGTCTTATTAAAGAAAAACTGCTTGAGAGTATTATTAGAGTAGCTTTAATAACGATTATAGTTACTCTTATTATGTTACCAATTGTTATTATTGTTATGAGATATTTCCGCAAATTACGTGATCAGGCTGTACAAGTTGCTCAAGAAACCTATATCGAAGAAATTAATGCTTTGTTCCAATCGATACGATCTCAACGGCATGATTTCATTAATCAAGTTCAGACGATCCATTCTTTAACCAAAATGAAAATGTATGATGAGCTTGAAAAATTTACAGAGGCTATTGCCGGGGAAATACATTATGTAAATGATTTTATTAATATAGGCAATCCAACGGTTGCAGCACTTGTGAGATCAAAAATATCACAAGCAGAAGGATTTAAAATTGATTTTGTGCGTGATGTGAAAAGTGTCAATTTGCATGCTCTGGCAGGCAAAACTCTAGATATTAATCGTATACTAGGTAACTTGATCGATAATGCATTTGACGAAGTTCTTAAGCATAGTGAACAGAATCGTAAAGTTATTTTATATGGTCGTGAGCAGGAAGGTATGTTATATTTAAAAGTAACAAATTATTGCAAAGACGCTTGTCAGACTGTAAATAGTCCACTATTCGTTACTGGTTTCACATCCAAGGGCGGCGACCATCAAGGACTTGGCTTATCGATTGTATCTGAGTTAGTTAAGCAATACAAAGGTGAGTTAGAAGTATATGAAGTTGATGAACACTATATCGAATTTTCAGTGAAAATCCCTGTTTAG
- a CDS encoding transcriptional regulator has protein sequence MDEQISFDIEFPELDTKKTKAAIVAAFEKYHMCKYLTFEEREAATTQSYIVREHGSTNVTSDQTSNIAIYNTDAQTARRAFVYKVERAVKKLPPKERFLIEKRYMVEDYRYITDQKVYNHVFQPPISQPVFKEIRWRAFYLLAVDLRIAVLKNSDK, from the coding sequence TTGGATGAGCAAATAAGTTTTGATATAGAATTTCCTGAACTGGACACGAAGAAAACAAAGGCGGCGATTGTTGCGGCGTTTGAAAAGTATCATATGTGCAAGTACTTAACTTTCGAGGAACGTGAAGCTGCTACAACGCAGAGCTATATCGTCAGGGAACATGGTTCAACAAATGTAACCAGTGATCAAACTTCAAACATAGCCATTTATAATACTGATGCACAAACAGCTAGAAGGGCGTTTGTTTATAAGGTAGAGCGAGCTGTGAAGAAGCTTCCCCCAAAAGAACGTTTTTTAATTGAAAAGCGCTACATGGTTGAGGATTATAGATACATTACAGACCAAAAGGTATACAATCACGTATTCCAACCACCGATTAGTCAACCGGTATTCAAAGAGATCCGCTGGAGAGCATTTTATTTGCTTGCAGTAGATTTGAGAATTGCAGTGTTGAAAAATAGCGACAAATAA